AGCAGCGCGCGTCGCCCGCGCGCGCGCCGGCGGCGCAGCCTATCACGCGAGCCGCGCGCGAATTCGGTCCCGGCCGATCGGGCGATGGGGTACAACAGGTGCCGCGACGCCGGGCCCGGCGCGCGACGTGCGCCGCCTTCGTTCGCACACGTGGGAGCGCGCGCTCGCGCACGCGGGTCGCGCCGGTCCGCTCGCACACCGAGGAGCCCGCCCGACATGAACGAACGCGCCCTTGCCCTCGCTTCCTGGCTCGCCCTCGCGATGCTCGCGCTCCCGTGCGGCGCGATCGCGCAGGACGACGACGAGGAGATCGACCCGACGCAGTCGGGCTACTACGTCGCGCTCTCGGCCGGCACCGCGCTCGACCAGTTCTCGGGCGGCGACTTCGACAACGGCTACGGAGGCGGCGTGCTCGCCGGCTATCGCGCGGGCCAGTACGCGTCGGTCGAGCTCGAGGCGCAGTTCCTCGAGAACTTCGAGACGCGGCGCGGCGGCAACAACGAGGTCGACCTCTGGCTCGCCACCGTGAACTTCCGCCTGCACGTCCCGATGGGCCGCTTCGAGCCGTACCTGACGTACGGCGTGGGCGCGCTCGGCGCGGAGAGCACGGGCGCTCCGGCCGCGCGCATGAAGCGCACCGACCTCGCGTTCAAGGGCGGCGCCGGGCTCGCGTTCTTCCTGTCGGACGACGTGTCGATCTTCGGCGCCGCGACCTACGCCGTCCCGCTCGGCAGCGCCAAGAAGTTCGAGCACGCGACGTTCGTCGTCGGCGCGCAGTACAAGTGGGAGGAGTGAGCGGCGCGCGCGCGGCGCGCGCGCGTCAGAAGCGGTAGCCGATGCCGAGGCCGATCGACATGTACTTGACGTCGTTGACCGCCTCGCCCTGGCTCGCCACCCACGCGAACTCGCTCGACAGGTAGACGTGCTCGTCGACGTACACGTCGACGCCGCCGCCGAGCCGCAGGACGACGCCCGCGTCGTTCGCGCGCACGATGTCCTCGTAGCGCGTGCGGTTCGTCGAGACGCGGCTCGGCTGGATGTCCTGCTGCGGCCACGCGGAGTCCGGGCTCGCCCACATCACGCCGGCGCCGATCAGTGCGTAGGGCTGGATGCGCCCCGTCAGGATCGGGAGGCGCAGGTTCCCGGTGAGCGCGGTCGTGTCCATGTCGATCGTGCCGAAGTCGGCGATCTCGGTCTGGAAGTTCGTCATGTGCTCGACCTGGAGCTCGACGGCGACGTTCGCGAGCACGCGGCGGCCGGCGCGGA
This region of Myxococcota bacterium genomic DNA includes:
- a CDS encoding porin family protein: MNERALALASWLALAMLALPCGAIAQDDDEEIDPTQSGYYVALSAGTALDQFSGGDFDNGYGGGVLAGYRAGQYASVELEAQFLENFETRRGGNNEVDLWLATVNFRLHVPMGRFEPYLTYGVGALGAESTGAPAARMKRTDLAFKGGAGLAFFLSDDVSIFGAATYAVPLGSAKKFEHATFVVGAQYKWEE